ATTTTAAACTCAGCTAACACACTTTGAAAATGAAGAATTTCCTCCTTACGGTTACTATTTTCCATCTCTTTCATATACTCCGTAAGTGATACTTGCATTTCTAACATTTCCTCTTGCTCATCTTCTTTTAAAAAGACAAGGTTATGCTTAGACTCCTTGCGTATATAGTCAATTACATCTCTTTTTATAAGAAGATCAGCAAACGCTAGAAAAGATTTCCCCTTTTTATATGAATACTGTTCAATTGCTTCATTAAACGCAAACAATCCAATACTATATTCATCATCCTGTTCTGTAATATATCTGCGGCAGACAGACGAGATTGATTTTCTAATAAACGGCTGATACTGCACGATAAAAGCTTCTTTATCTTCTTCGTTATTTTGTATGTTATATACGATATCTTCTATTTTTGGTTTTCTTAAGATCTTCATTACTAAACTCAACACTTGTAATCTCCCAGCCTCCTTCACATAGAAAAATGGTCACTAAACAAGTGACCATTCAACCACATTTTGTTAGTACTTTTCTTTTGGTTTGTCTTCTTGCTGTTACTTATATTTTTCGAGACTAACTTTTTTCACCGTTTTCCTAATGATTTCTCTTTTCTCTCGGCACTATAGTTAAACCTATATTTTAATGTACGTTCTTATTTTCTTCCGCTTGTTTTGCTTACTCTTTTTCTATTTTATCTGCAATCCTTGAATAACTCTTCTTTATATCATTGGTAATTCCATCCTTTTATTTCGGATGCCCACTTAATCTAGTAATTTTATTAACACTTCAATATTCTTTCATAATCATTTTTCTTCTATTAATTTTCTTCACTATACATATTCGGAGGAATACAAAGTTTTATGGGGGTCAAAAATATTTTTTATAAAAAATATTTATTAAATTAAGTTGAGCTCTCATTATATATAAGAAAATCTGCTATTCTCATTATTTCCTGCCGATTTTTTCTATTGTTATCTTTCTTGATTATCATAATATGTCTTATGTGCGTATTTTTGATTATTTCCTTTTCATAAAGCAATGGAAAATAAAAAGACAGCAATCGATAAAATTCTTGCAATTTTCCTTGTATATCAAAATGCAGCTAATAATCCCCCTATTGCTGGAGGCTGTCCATTGCTTAATAGCGCAATTGAAAGTACTGGAGTATTCCCAGAATTACAAAAAGCAGCAGCAAAAGGTTATGATGATACAGTAATGTTAATGGCTTCTCTCATAAAAGAAGGAATAGAGAAACAAGAGCTTAAAGAAGATATAGACATTATATCGCTCGCTTCTTTTCTTGCATCTTCAATGGAGGGCGCTATTATGGCAAGTCGAGTATCTAACGATAATATACACCATCAGTATTTTATTGAATAAATAAAACATCACCTTTTCTCTTATTCTAAATAAGTGAGAACTTGCATTGCTTTCATTCAATTTTTATAGGCTTAAATTGAATAAACCCCTCTCATAAAAAGTATTTACTGCTTATGAGAGGGGGATTAGTTTTTAGCAAATGTAGCTTTTGGGACGCTGTATATTATGCATACTACCAATCTCTTTTTCACATACCTCTCCTTTTTATCCTATATTGTACAAAAGAAAGCCTTTTTATTTAAAAGAATATCCACTTTGGTGTCTCCGTTTAAAGAATTACCTAGTTCCCTTTTCCTATAGATAGACAAAATATTGGGCACTAAATGAACTGTCCCTGAAGTAAGGTTCTAAAAATATCCTATCCATAGAGCTACTAAAACTACTACTAACAAAGCAAAACAAAATGTGATATTTCGAATCCACTTTTGTATATCATCAAAATACTTTTCTATAAATACGCTGTAAATAGAAAGCATAGGAAGTAGCACAATGAAAGTAAAGGATCCCAATTTATCGTTAAATTTTTCATTGGTATATGTGCTTACATGAAGGAATAGAAAAATAAACGCTACTATGAATAGCTCAAATATCCTTTTTTTATTCAAATCGCCACCAACTTACATTAATTTCCTTTTATTCCATTTTATCAGAACATAATGTGTAGTAGCATATGAATAATTTATTTATGTCAAAAAGGCCAACAATTCAATATTGTTAGCCTCTACTTTCCATATTGGTACCTTTTATCACTTTACTTCCTAACAACTGGAATCCACATTTCACCAAATACTAAGCCGTCTCTCTGTCCCATCTCAACCGTTGTATTCGGCCCACCAACATAGGCAAAATCTTTTGCATCTGGTAAAACTTGACCGAAGGCAATGTCAGTCAGCTTATTGCTTAGCTCTTCAGCCGTTTTGTCTTCCCCTTTCACTACTAAGTATTCTCCCTTCGGAAACTGGATTACTCTAGATGCTTCTTCTATTTGTGCCTCTGTCATAACACCAGCATAATACATCATCTTGTTATTCACCGCTTCACTCACAGAAAAAATGTATTCATTTGTAGCTAGAGCCTTTAAAGTATCCAGCCTTCCATCTTCTTTAACAGCCGACCAAAAGTCTTCCTTTTCTTTATTGATTCCAGCAAAGTCTGTATAGTCACTCTTAATTTCAGTTCCAATACCTAACACAATAAAGCTATCTTTTTCTTCAATCGTATAATTTTTCATATTCAAAACCTTCCTTCTTTTAAAATGAATCAAATGATTTATCTTTTCATCTGATAAGTTTATAATATCTTTAAATCATGTCAAAAAATGATACTGTTTAGGAGACTCCAATGAAAAAAGTTGAACGTATTAATACAATCATGCGTTATATCAACAATCGCTCCCACTTTACAATTACTGAAATCATACGAGAATTTAACATATCACGATCGACAGCTATTAGAGACATTAGAGAAATTGAAGCTATGGGCATGCCACTTGTTGCTGAAGTTGGGAGAACTGGTGGATATTTTGTTATGCATAACTCTATCCTGCCCGTTGTTCACTTTACTGATAATGAAGTGAAAGCTCTTTTTATTGCCTTTATGGCTACAAGAAATCAACAACTTCCCTATTTAAAAAGTCGCCAGTCTTTAGCCGAAAAACTACTAGGACTCATCTCCGAAACTCAGCAAGATGACCTTGTTCTTTTAAATCAACTCTTGCTTTTTGAAGGGACTAACCCTCATAATCCCGATTTACTTGAGCTTTCTGACCTCCCCCACCCTATGTTAGAAAAACTCATTCAAATCCTTCTTTTGGATAGACATTTATTGATTACTGTCAAAGAAGAAAAAATCAAGTCTTATCCAATTTACCTATTACACCTTTATCAAGAAAAAAGCCATTGGATCATTGAAGGATTTGACTTAAAAGAAGAAAAGAAGCTGATGTTTCCTGTCGATGACCTCATTAATATCGAACCGTACACAACGAAAAAGAGGTTAAATACGAAAAAGATTTTAGAAAAACTCAATAAAAAGGACGAGGTAATGAACCTTGTACTTGAACTTGGCCCAAAAGCAATAGCCCAGTTCAAAAAATACCACCCTTTCAAAGTTTCAATTTCTTATACAAACCCTTACCAAACTACAGCCATTTTAAAAACATTTATCGATGTTCACAATTCCGATGAAGTGACAGAGATGACAAATTGGCTACTTTTCTTAGGGAAAGATCTTACAATCAAGGAAATGCCCGAAGAAGTATTAAACGATTTCCAAGAGAGGTTATGTTTATATTCACCATAAGCAGCGATCGGTTACACCTCAAAATATTGAATTTAATTCGTTACCAGTTGTCCATAATTTTAAATTCCTAGGGAAAACATTGTATTTGCTATCAAAGCTGAACGAAGCTTCTAAGAATAATACAATAAAAAGGTGTGAACTAGCTTTTAGTTCACACCTTTTTATATTAGAGTTTACTATACATACATTAAATTGCTTGTTTCAGATTTGAATGTGGATTTGGTCCATACTTATTCTCGCCTTCGTCACTTTCAATGATACAAAACACAAGTAGAACCGCTCCTCCAAATGGCACCAAATTTAATAGCTGCCACCATCCGGTTTTTCCACTATCATGTAATCGACGAGCTTCCACTGCCAGAGTAGGAACGATAAAAATTGCTATATATAGCAAAGTAATATTGGCTCTTAAATAGAAGACAGACGGAGAATATGAGGCAAAATATATTAATGACCAAAACGTAACCTTATTAACTAAAGTAAAAATCCAGTACTCTTTTCTCGTTGCTCTCCCACTAAATTTGGCATAGTTTTTGAGAGCATATAAATACCATTTCATTTGAATCTCTCCCTTTTCCATCCCCTAAACAATTAATTTATACATTATATACCTTATAAGTATAAATATAACACATCACAACTATGACCTCTATATTTATATAGAATATTCTGTTTATTTTCAAGTTATTTTAGTTAAGCGTTACATACCATATTTCATGGCATTTGTATTCAATTCATTATTCTCCTATTTACTTTAAAACTACTACAATTAAGCGAAGTATGAATGTATTATTAAAGCACGGAAAATCTTCCCGTGCTTTTTCTAAAACGTATATAATTTCGGATGATTTAATTCACTTACCCTAACTGACGTTTAAATGCTTTACTAGCAAAAAAGTACGAGATAATCATGATTCCTACGCACCAAGCAAGCGCAATCCAAATATCGTTGCCAACAGTCCCTTCATATAAAAGGGCACGAATGGCATTTACAATTGAAGTTACAGGCTGATTCTCTGCAAATGCACGAACAATTTTTGGCATCGTTTCAGTAGGTACAAAAGCTGAACTAATAAATGGTAGAAAAATTAGTGGGTACGAGTACGCTGTCGCTCCCTCCATAGACTTCGCTTTCAGCCCTGGAATGATAGCTAGCCATGTGAGCGCTAGCGTAAACGTTCCTAGTATCCCAACTACTGCAAGCCATTCTAGCATATTAGCACTGGAACGGAAGCCCATTAAGAGCGCAACAAGTATAACCACTACGATAGTAAGAGCATTCGCAACAAGAGAGGTTAAAACGTGAGCCCACAATATCGATGAGCGCTTAATTGGCATCGTAATAAAACGTGCCATTAGCCCACTCTTTACATCCGTAAATAATCGCACAGAAGTGTAAGCCACACCGGATGCGATAGCCATTAGCAAAATTCCTGGCAATAAATAATTAACGTAGTTATCCGTTCCTGTCTTTATCGCCCCGCCAAACACGTAGACAAACAATAGCATCATCATAATTGGTGTAATCGCTACTGTAATAATTGTATCCGGACTACGCATAATATTACGCATTAAGCGCCCTAGTAATACCCCTGTTTTGCTTTTCATTTACATCTCCCCCTTTTTACCAATAATCGCAAGGAAAATTTCTTCCAATGTCGGCTGCTTCTCGATATACTTCACTTTTGCTGGCGGGAACATCTCTTTTAGTTCAGTAAGAGTACCTGTCGTAATAATTTTTCCGCCATGCAAAATAGCGATACGATCTGCCAGTTGTTCTGCTTCCTCTAAATACTGGGTTGTTAGCAAGATGGTTGTGCCTCCACCAGCAAGTTCCTTGACTGTATCCCACACTTCGATCCGCGCTTCAGGATCAAGTCCAGTCGTTGGTTCGTCAAGAAAAATAACTGCTGGCGCCCCAATCAAACTCATCGCGATATCAAGCCGGCGCTTCATCCCGCCTGAATACTGATCTGCCCTCTGATTAGCCGCATCCGTCAGGATAAATCTTCCAAGCAAATTGTCAGCGATTTGAACAGGATTGGAGACACCACGTAACTTGGCAATCATGATCAAGTTTTCCCTCCCGGTAAGCATGCCGTCTAAAGCTGCGAACTGCCCTGTCAAACTGATGCTTTGACGAACATGATCTGGTTGACGTTCGATATTAAATCCACAAATACTTACTTCACCATCATCTTGTTTCATTAGCGTCGAAAGGATATTTACCGTTGTCGTTTTCC
This Bacillus paramycoides DNA region includes the following protein-coding sequences:
- the sigI gene encoding RNA polymerase sigma factor SigI, producing MLSLVMKILRKPKIEDIVYNIQNNEEDKEAFIVQYQPFIRKSISSVCRRYITEQDDEYSIGLFAFNEAIEQYSYKKGKSFLAFADLLIKRDVIDYIRKESKHNLVFLKEDEQEEMLEMQVSLTEYMKEMENSNRKEEILHFQSVLAEFKITFSELAKESPKHRDTREHLIEIVKIIIKEEEMMEELFRKKKLPLKHIEPRVRVSRKTLERHRKYIIAMCIIFVNNYTYILDYIRGGKHDE
- a CDS encoding DUF3963 domain-containing protein, with amino-acid sequence MNKKRIFELFIVAFIFLFLHVSTYTNEKFNDKLGSFTFIVLLPMLSIYSVFIEKYFDDIQKWIRNITFCFALLVVVLVALWIGYF
- a CDS encoding GyrI-like domain-containing protein codes for the protein MKNYTIEEKDSFIVLGIGTEIKSDYTDFAGINKEKEDFWSAVKEDGRLDTLKALATNEYIFSVSEAVNNKMMYYAGVMTEAQIEEASRVIQFPKGEYLVVKGEDKTAEELSNKLTDIAFGQVLPDAKDFAYVGGPNTTVEMGQRDGLVFGEMWIPVVRK
- a CDS encoding helix-turn-helix transcriptional regulator, which encodes MKKVERINTIMRYINNRSHFTITEIIREFNISRSTAIRDIREIEAMGMPLVAEVGRTGGYFVMHNSILPVVHFTDNEVKALFIAFMATRNQQLPYLKSRQSLAEKLLGLISETQQDDLVLLNQLLLFEGTNPHNPDLLELSDLPHPMLEKLIQILLLDRHLLITVKEEKIKSYPIYLLHLYQEKSHWIIEGFDLKEEKKLMFPVDDLINIEPYTTKKRLNTKKILEKLNKKDEVMNLVLELGPKAIAQFKKYHPFKVSISYTNPYQTTAILKTFIDVHNSDEVTEMTNWLLFLGKDLTIKEMPEEVLNDFQERLCLYSP
- a CDS encoding DUF805 domain-containing protein, producing the protein MKWYLYALKNYAKFSGRATRKEYWIFTLVNKVTFWSLIYFASYSPSVFYLRANITLLYIAIFIVPTLAVEARRLHDSGKTGWWQLLNLVPFGGAVLLVFCIIESDEGENKYGPNPHSNLKQAI
- a CDS encoding ABC transporter permease; amino-acid sequence: MKSKTGVLLGRLMRNIMRSPDTIITVAITPIMMMLLFVYVFGGAIKTGTDNYVNYLLPGILLMAIASGVAYTSVRLFTDVKSGLMARFITMPIKRSSILWAHVLTSLVANALTIVVVILVALLMGFRSSANMLEWLAVVGILGTFTLALTWLAIIPGLKAKSMEGATAYSYPLIFLPFISSAFVPTETMPKIVRAFAENQPVTSIVNAIRALLYEGTVGNDIWIALAWCVGIMIISYFFASKAFKRQLG
- a CDS encoding ABC transporter ATP-binding protein → MSNAAVSVKGLKKSFKDKEVLKGVDFEVQRGEIFALLGSNGAGKTTTVNILSTLMKQDDGEVSICGFNIERQPDHVRQSISLTGQFAALDGMLTGRENLIMIAKLRGVSNPVQIADNLLGRFILTDAANQRADQYSGGMKRRLDIAMSLIGAPAVIFLDEPTTGLDPEARIEVWDTVKELAGGGTTILLTTQYLEEAEQLADRIAILHGGKIITTGTLTELKEMFPPAKVKYIEKQPTLEEIFLAIIGKKGEM